In Erpetoichthys calabaricus chromosome 6, fErpCal1.3, whole genome shotgun sequence, one genomic interval encodes:
- the bhlhe22 gene encoding class E basic helix-loop-helix protein 22 yields the protein MNINGAEGDLFHKTLGAVSAKTMDSFRSPGGIDLSSRDRQSPINCFDQSDSDPIQAGGLGGGRGGGLGLSSGSLCVKYGKTGNNTSAAESSGGEQSPDDDSDDRCDMVLMSDQRTSTPGGKAETSNTKKSKEQKTLRLNINARERRRMHDLNDALDELRAVIPYAHSPSVRKLSKIATLLLAKNYILMQAQALEEMRRLVAYLNQGQAISAASLPANSALNPGLSAYDQPTGYPFPAGLAAASCPDKCAIFNNVTSSLCKQCTDKP from the coding sequence ATGAACATTAACGGAGCCGAAGGGGACCTCTTCCACAAAACTCTCGGCGCCGTCTCAGCAAAAACAATGGACTCTTTCAGATCGCCCGGCGGTATCGATCTGTCTTCCAGAGATCGCCAATCACCGATCAACTGTTTCGATCAGTCTGACTCCGACCCAATCCAGGCGGGAGGACTGGGTGGAGGCAGAGGAGGAGGACTCGGTCTTTCAAGTGGATCTTTATGCGTTAAGTACGGGAAAACTGGCAACAACACTTCGGCAGCAGAGAGCAGCGGCGGAGAGCAAAGCCCAGACGATGACAGCGACGACCGGTGTGACATGGTGCTCATGTCAGATCAGAGGACCTCGACACCGGGAGGCAAAGCCGAGACCTCCAATACTAAGAAAAGCAAAGAGCAGAAGACCCTAAGATTGAACATTAACGCCAGGGAGAGAAGGCGGATGCACGACTTAAATGATGCCCTGGATGAACTGAGAGCGGTTATACCGTACGCTCATAGCCCGTCTGTACGGAAACTCTCCAAAATCGCCACTTTGCTACTAGCCAAAAATTACATCCTCATGCAGGCTCAGGCTTTGGAAGAAATGCGAAGGCTAGTGGCTTATCTTAACCAAGGTCAGGCTATATCCGCAGCCTCCCTGCCAGCTAACAGTGCGCTTAACCCAGGTTTGAGTGCCTACGATCAGCCGACGGGATACCCTTTTCCTGCCGGACTAGCAGCCGCATCTTGTCCGGATAAATGTGCCATATTTAACAACGTCACCTCCAGCCTCTGCAAGCAGTGCACTGATAAGCCTTAA